In one Carassius carassius chromosome 48, fCarCar2.1, whole genome shotgun sequence genomic region, the following are encoded:
- the LOC132131668 gene encoding uncharacterized protein LOC132131668, with protein MEGFIMLIMIVFVVEAVVGSNSVSVTEGDFVTLKSDVSMQERDKILWYFNDTLIALIREDPSEGCVYDGEGQIFRNRLLVDFETGSLTITNIRSEHAGRYEAEIIRNEISETSQSDSECDRTKIITKMINTGDTVKTFSVSIRPDSFSDHSVISASRSRPDKSNKGSYYKEKEQVCKKSSVLSVALVAGVCAVGVVLVAAAVLGVFYYRDMSSKKGKEKNKSEHLLTVSA; from the exons ATGGAAGGCTTTATTATGCTCATTATGATTGTTTTTGTCGTCGAAG CTGTGGTTGGATCAAACTCCGTGTCAGTGACGGAGGGAGACTTTGTCACTCTTAAAAGTGATGTTTCCATGCAAGAGCGTGACAAGATCCTGTGGTATTTTAATGACACCCTCATTGCCCTGATCAGAGAAGATcccagtgagggttgtgtgtatgATGGAGAAGGTCAGATATTCAGAAACAGACTATTAGTGGACTTTGAGACTGGATccctgaccatcacaaacatcagaTCTGAACACGCTGGACGCTATGAAGCAGAGATCATCAGAAACGAGATCTCAGAAACCAGCCAAAGCGACAGCGAGTGTGACAGAACAAAAATCATCACAAAAATGATCAACACTGGAGACACCGTAAAGACGTTCAGTGTGTCCATCCGTCCTGATTCATTTAGTGATCATTCAGTCATTAGTG CCTCTCGCTCTCGTCCTGACAAATCCAATAAAGGATCATACTATAAGGAGAAGGAACAAGTGTGTAAAAAGA GTTCAGTTCTGTCTGTAGCTCTTGTAGCAGGAGTGTGTGCTGTTGGTGTTGTTCTGGTGGCTGCAGCTGTTCTTGGTGTGTTTTACTATCGGGACATGAGCTCTAAAAAGGGCAA agagaaaaacaagtcTGAGCATCTGCTGACAGTCTCAGCATGA